Proteins co-encoded in one Malus sylvestris chromosome 9, drMalSylv7.2, whole genome shotgun sequence genomic window:
- the LOC126583436 gene encoding uncharacterized protein LOC126583436 — MSGPSDRRFDLNLVEEATPPSPDNIWRPSFVSPTGPLTVGDSVMKNDMTAAVVARNLLTPKDNRLLSKRSDELAVKDSLALSVQCAGSVSNMAQRLFARTRQVESLAAEVMSLKHEIRGLKHENKQLHRLAHDYATNMKRKLDQMKETDGQVLLDHQRFVGLFQRHLLPSSSGAEPRKEAPNDQPLMPPPSRVLSSTEAPNDPPPVPSLSGALPTAETSPKQPL, encoded by the coding sequence atgtctggcccctccgaccgtcgttttgacttgaaccttgttgaagaggcaaccccgccttctccagacaacatatggcgcccatccttcgtctcccctactggtcctcttaccgttggggattccgtgatgaagaatgatatgaccgctgcggtggtggccaggaaccttctcactcccaaagataacagactactttccaaacgatctgatgagttagctgttaaggattcgctggctctcagtgttcagtgtgcaggttctgtgtctaatatggcccaacgcctatttgctcgaacccgccaagttgaatcattggcggctgaagttatgagtctcaaacatgagattagagggctcaagcatgagaataaacagttgcaccggctcgcacatgactatgctacaaacatgaagaggaagcttgaccagatgaaggaaactgatggtcaggttttacttgatcatcagagatttgtgggtttgttccaaaggcatttattgccttcgtcttctggggctgaaCCGCGTAaagaagctccaaatgatcaacctctgatgcctcctccttctagggttctgtccagtactgaggctccaaatgatccccctccggtgccttctctttctggggctctaccaactgctgagacttctcctaagcaacctttgtga
- the LOC126633841 gene encoding uncharacterized protein LOC126633841, translating into MYLINPCGLSIDDAVSASKKVHFDSPEGPDSVLNLFKHYGVRDISSLVRRRPRLLLDDAEKTIKPKLEFFKSIGISGANLDRMLGFNSVSLKRNLERSIKPCYYTLKSLGVFNDEELARFLENKQWVEPAKVINNLVPNTSLLRAVGVPETTISYWVVHHLSALLLETEKYKGNVKKVMSLGVPPSFDEFMAAVNSMKLLSETKFAQKIEFYKKRGWTADDFLLAFQKDPYFMAWDSSIENISE; encoded by the coding sequence ATGTACCTTATAAATCCATGTGGGTTGTCGATAGATGACGCTGTTTCTGCGTCGAAGAAGGTGCATTTTGATTCCCCAGAAGGACCGGACTCGGTTCTTAATCTTTTCAAACACTATGGAGTCAGGGATATCTCCAGTCTTGTTAGGAGACGCCCAAGGCTGCTCTTAGACGATGCTGAGAAGACCATTAAGCCCAAACTCGAGTTTTTCAAGTCTATTGGCATTTCAGGCGCCAACCTTGATCGGATGCTTGGTTTCAACTCTGTTAGTTTGAAACGAAACTTAGAGAGAAGTATCAAGCCTTGTTATTATACATTGAAAAGTTTAGGTGTCTTCAATGACGAGGAGCTTGCTCGTTTCTTAGAGAACAAACAGTGGGTAGAGCCGGCCAAAGTGATAAACAACCTTGTTCCCAACACTTCGCTTCTGAGAGCAGTTGGAGTACCAGAAACCACAATCTCTTATTGGGTGGTCCATCATCTCTCTGCATTGTTACTTGAAACTGAGAAGTATAAGGGAAATGTCAAGAAGGTCATGAGTCTGGGTGTCCCCCCTTCGTTTGACGAATTTATGGCTGCGGTTAATTCGATGAAACTGttgagtgaaacaaaatttgCACAAAAGATTGAATTTTATAAGAAGCGGGGTTGGACTGCAGATGATTTCTTGTTGGCATTTCAAAAGGACCCTTATTTTATGGCATGGGATTCTAGCATAGAAAACATATCTGAGTGA